ATAAATATCGTTATTAATGAAACAACTAAAGCTAAGCCAAAGCTTCTAATAGTTAATCCAATTAAATCTGTATTGAAGCCTTGATTCATCTGATCAATATTTATTATTGCCCAAGTAATTGGAATACCCAATGTAAGAATTGGAGGAGTAATGGTTATAACTTGAGCAAAGAATAGATTAATACCTTTTAACTCCCATTTTGGTGAGCCTCCACTACTTATCCCGTCTGTCCATCGTTTACTTCTTTCTCTTGATTTGCGTTCAATTGCAACTAATAAAAAAACTAAAATCAGAGCAAATAAGGCAAGAGCAATGGCACCTGAAGGCTCCCCCTCCTCTACCCAACTCTCAAGTATTCCAGCAGAAATACTTGGAATATTTAAAAGTTGAACGGCACCTAATTCATTTATGATTTCCATTGCCATTAAAGCTAACCCAGCAGTAATTGAGGGAATTGCTATTGGCAGAGAAATTCTAAAAAAACTTTTCCAAGGACCTATCCCAAGAGTTCTGCATGCCTCAATTTGCTTTCTACCACCTTTCTCAAAACTTTCTGAACTTAGTAGAAATACATATGGATAGGTTGTGAATGCCATTATTACTACACCCCACAACATACCGGTTATTCTGATGGAATTTATGCTACCGAGGTCAATGAATGTAGCTGCTAAAAGATACGCTGGAGTTGCGAAAGGAATTAGTTGGCAAACCCTAAGAACTTTTCTCCCTTTGAAATGGCAATTGGCTAAAATCCAACCATTAGCTACTCCTAAAAATCCTCCTAAAGTTAGAGAAAGAATTAATAATAATACTGTTCCTTTTATTTCATTAATATTGTTTATCGTCAAATAGATAGACCCTTTTTGAATACCGTATAAACCCTCTCTTACGAGTGTAAATAACGGCCATAAAATAAAAAATGTTAATAAAATTACTAAGAACTTTAATATGTGCCGACTATTATTCAATCTGATTAGATGATAGGAAAATTTAATATTTTTCTCTTCTTTGTAGGCTTTTTTAGTGGGTTTGATGTTCTTCAATTTATTCTTAAAAGTTTGTATTTTATGATTATTTGTCAATACATTCATTTAATTGAGAGAGTATTTTCTCTTTATCTAATTCTTTCCCAATAAAGACAAGTTGATTATTTTTAACTTCTCCCCATTCACTATCTTCAATAGAAATTCTTTTACCAGCAAGGTGAAAGACATGTCTTCTTTCACTTTCCTTGAACCAAAGGATACCCTTTGCTCTGAAAACATTACTTTTTAATTGATTATCTAAAAAATGTTGGAATTTCCTAAGAGAGAAAGCTTCTTTAGTATGAAAAGAAACAGAAAGAAAATCTTCAATTTTATTATCTTCTTCTGAGTGAATATGTTCATGTTCATGTTCATGTTCATTTTTATGTTCATTAGAGTGATAATGAGCTGATTCTTTTTGATTTATCAGATCAATTTCAAATAGACCTACGCTTAATAATAAATTAAGAGGAATATTCCCTTTAATACTTTTTAAAACTCTCACATCATTTTTTATTTCTTTTAACTTTTCTATGGTTTCTTCTATGTTTTTATTAGTAACTAAATCACATTTATTTAGAAGTATTATATCACTATAGATTACTTGAGCCCTTCCTATTGAACTTTCTAAGGCAACATCATTAAAATTCTCAGCATCAATTAAAGTTATAATAGAGTCTAATCTTATTTGATCTCTTAACTCACTTCCAAGTAATGTCATTACGACTGGAAGAGGATCAGCTAATCCTGTAGTTTCAATAATAATATAGTCTAACTTCTTGTTGACAGTAATTAATTTTTCTATTGCTTCTACTAACTCACCATTTATAGAACAACAAATACATCCATTACTTAGCTCTATCATTTCTTCTTTAGTCTTAATTATTAACTCATTATCAATTCCTATTTCACCAAATTCGTTAACCAATACAGCTGTCTTTATACCTTTCTGATTAGTAAGGATATGATTTAATAAAGTTGTTTTTCCTGATCCTAAAAATCCTGATATAATTGTAATAGGAATATTAGTTTTGGAAACTATATTTTCTTTAATATTAGATTCATTTGTGTTCATTTTAATGGAAGTAAGTAATGATACATTAGGTATTGATTAATTTATCAATAGACTCAGCAAGCTTGATGTCGTTAGTAGTAATTCCACCTTTGTCATGAGTAGTTAGATTGATCTTAACTTTATTATATGTATTCTGCCAATCAGGATGATGACCCATTTTTTCTGATAAAAGAGCAACCTTACTCATAAAGCCAAAAGCATCAATGAAATTATCAAATTTAAATTCTCTCTTTATCGTTTTATTATCTATTAACCAAGAAGGATTCTTTTCTATAAAATAATCTAGTTGATGTTGTTCTAATAAGGAAGTCATGAGTTTTTTATATTTAATTTTAATTTAAATCAAAATCACCAATTGCATGCAATTGTAATGACCTTGATTTATTTGACGTCCTATGTTCCCATATGTAAATTCCTTGCCATAAGCCTATTTTTAATGCACCATCAGAAACACTGAAGCTTAAATTATTTGAAGTAAGCATTGTTCTTATATGAGCAGGCATATCGTCTAAACCTTCTTGTGAATGAAGATATTCTATTTTTCCACTACTTCTGTCAATAGGATATAATCCCTTCTCTGGGACAATAGCTTTCATGTATGCTGATAGGTCTTTTAGAACATTAATATCCGCATTTTCATTTATAATTAAACTACAGCTTGTATGCTTTAGAAAAATAAGAAGTATTCCTTTTTGAAACTTTTTATATTGGATCCAATCATTAATGTCTTTTGTAATATCAGTAAAACCTTCACCCCTCGTCTCAAAATTTAAAGTAGATAAAATCTGTTCCATTGCTAATAAACTGTTTGACCTGACTACACTAAATACTAACAGGCTTGTTCCTTTTCTATTAAGTTAAACTATTTTGAATCCGATCATATAAAAAAAGATATAATTTTTTTTTTTTTTAAATAATGAATAATTTAATTAAGAACTTATAATTTAAATTATTTTAAATTGATCAAATATGAATCTATTTTCATCAATTTGATATTAGAATTAAACAAATATCAAATGGAATACGTTGTCAAAGTCTGCTTGGCAGCTTTTGGGTGATTACCTAAAAGATACGCAGTTGTTGGGATCTATACAAAGCACTCTCTACTGGGATCAAAATACATCTATGCCTATTGCTGGTTCTACTTGGAGAGGTGAGCAATTAAGTCTTTTAGCTAAGCAACTTCATGCAAGACAAAGTTCTGAACAGTTCGAAATTTTAATAAAAGAAGCAAAATCTGAACTTCAAAATTTAAAAGAGAAAGACGATTTTGGATCAGAACTTATGACAGATAGGTTTAAGAATATTGAGTTGCTTGAGCAAGATTTCAATAGACAAAAAAGATTGGATCCTAAATTGGTTGTTGAGCTTGCAACAGCAAAGTCTGAAGGTTATATGTGTTGGCAGGAAGCTAGGAAAAATAATGACTTCAAAAGTTTTACTCCAGCTCTCAAGAAATTAATTTCACTACGAACAGAACAATCCAATCAGCTCTGTGAACAAAGAAGTTGCTGGGAGACACTTGCTCAGCCTTTTGAACCGAACTTAACGATTAATCGTGTAAGCGAACTATTTGAACCTTTAAAAAAAAGATTGCCAGAATTGATTCGGAAGGCTGCGACAATAACTAATAAAAAGAGTAAAAAATGGGATTTAGCAAATAACGATCAAGAAAAGCTCTGTCAAATACTTTTAAATGATTGGTCTAGGGATCCTTCTAATACAGCTATAGCTAAGTCCCCTCATCCATTTTCAATAACTTTAGGTCCGGATGATTATCGAATTACGACTCGAATAGTTAAAGGTCAGCCACTTTCTTGCTTATTAGCTACTGCCCATGAGTGGGGACATTCTCTGTATGAACAAGGCTTGCCTTCTGAAAGTCACCAATGGTTTGCATGGCCATTAGGTCAAGCAACTTCTATGGCTGTTCATGAGAGTCAATCTCTATTTTGGGAAAATAGAATTGCTAGGAGCTTTTCATTTGCAAAGTCTTTTTGGCATCATTTTGAGAATGCAGGTGCTCCAATTCATTCTGGAAATGATTTATGGATCAATCTAAATCCATTTACTCCCGGGTTGAATCGAGTAGAGGCTGATGAACTTAGTTATGGCTTGCACATAATGATTAGGACTGACTTGGAAATTGATCTTCTAGAGAGAGGGCTTTCTGTAGAAGATCTGCCTAATGAATGGAATAAAAGGTATTTGGACCTTCTAGGTGTTTCGCCAGAAAATGATACTGAAGGATGTTTGCAAGATGTTCACTGGAGTGAGGGGATGTTTGGTTATTTCCCTTCTTATTTGCTTGGTCATCTTATTAGCGCTCAGTTAACAAAAACTCTTGAAGAAGATTTAGGAAAAATTGAAAATATTATTGAAGCGAATGAAATCAGTAAAATATTGGGGTGGCTTCGCAAAAATGTTCATCATCATGGGAGAAGTTTGGATTCAGAGGAACTTGTAAAGAAGGTCTCTGGAGCAACATTATCACCAAATTATTTTCTTGAATACTTAGACAATAAACTTGAAAAGCTTTCTCGAATCTCTAATTAAAATATACATTTATTAGGATAAAAACTACGTAAAGCATATTTTTTGTTGAAATTTTTCTAAATTATTTACAAGAACTTCATTTGCATTTACTGCGTTGATTTACCATGTAAGAACATAAAAAAATACTATGGCTAACCTTGATCAAGCACCTAGCAGAACAATGCCTAATCTGCTTCATGTCTTACCTGCGTTTGCCAATGAATCTGAACATAGAGTCAACACAATCGTTGAGTTGAATTCAAACACAATAAATAAATACGAGCTTATTACTGAAACAGGGCATCTAAAGCTTGATCGAGTTGGATATTCGTCCCTCGCCTACCCTTTCGCTTATGGATGTCTTCCACGTACATGGGATGAAGACGGCGATCCGTTAGATATCGAAATTGTGAATGTTACAGAGCCGTTAGTACCCGGTTCAATTATTGAAGCAAGGATTATAGGAATAATGACCTTTGATGATGGAGGTGAAGTTGACGACAAAGTTATTGGCGTAATAGCCGATGATAAGAGGATGGATCACATAAAAAGCTTTGAACAATTAGGAAAGCATTGGATTAAGGAAACAACTTATTATTGGGAGCATTATAAAGATCTTAAAAAACCAGGAACTTGTACTGTAAATGGCTTCTTTGGTGTTGAAAAAGCAGTTGAGATTATCAAATCCTGCGAGAAGCGTTACTTATCTGAAATAGATCCTAATTTAATTAATTAAACTGTTTGAATGATTTAGGCCCTCGCAGACTTGAAAATCTCTTCTAATATTTCTCCTGCACCACGGCCTTTTAATTCATTGGCTAAGTCTATTCCTATTTCCTCTGCAGAGCTTACCGATCCTTTTTTTGTATCTCTAATTAATCTTTTACCATCTAAACTTGCGACCATTCCTTCAAGAATTAATTCATCGTTGTTAATTTCAGTTCTAACGCCTATTGGAACTTGACATCCTCCTTCAAGCTCTCTGAGGAAAGACCTTTCTGCTAAACATCTTTTAGATGTTGACTCGTGTTCAAGTGTTTTTAAAATATCTAGTACCTCTTGTTGACCACTTACACATTCAATACCAAGAGCTCCCTGTCCCACAGCATGGAGTGAAATATCTGTTGGAATCAACTGATGTATTCGATTAGCAAAACCAAGCCTTTGCAATCCAGCAGCAGCCAAGATAAGACAGTCATATTCTCCTGAGTCAAGCTTTTCTAATCGTGTAATCACATTTCCTCGTACATCTTTGAAAACAAGATGTGGATAATGGTATCGCAATTGAGCAAGCCTTCTTAAGGAACTAGTCCCCACTACAGAACCTTCTGGCAGAGTCTCTAGTTTGTGAATTTGATTTTTCTCATTAACGACTAACGCGTCTGAAGGATCCTCTCTTTCTGTTATGCAGCCAAGAATTAATCCCTCTGGAAGATTAGTAGGTAAATCTTTTAGTGAGTGGACCGCAATTTCGGCATGACCAACAAGCATTTGAGCTTCAAGTTCTTTAGTGAAAAGACCTTTATCTCCTATTTTTGCTAATGCCACATCAAGTATTTTGTCACCCTGAGTAGCCATTGCTTCGATAGTGATAGCAAGATCAGGATGGGCTTTTTGTAGTTCATCTCGTACCCAGTTCGTTTGAACCATGGCCAGCTGGCTTCGGCGAGAGGCGATGCGCAGTTGGTCTAGTGTCATTAGCAAATATTTTCTATTTCTTTACCTTAAGCAGTCAACCTTACCAAATTAAAATTCTTGGAAAATAATTTAATAAGGTTGATGTGAAATGAAATCTATGATCTAAACAATTATTTGTATTTGTTGCTTGAAAAAATAAAGGTAATGGTTTAATTTTTTTAATTTAACTTGATATATTCTTTAAGAACCCCGTTTCTATTTGGATGACGGAGTTTTCTGAGAGCCTTGGCCTCTATTTGTCTAATCCTCTCTCTAGTTACATCAAAAATCTGTCCAATTTCTTCAAGGGTTTTCATCCTTCCATCGTCTAAGCCATAACGAAGTCTTAGAACATCCCTTTCTCTGGGACTTAATGTAGCAAGAACACCCTCCAAATCCTCTCTTAAAAGGGTTTTTGCTACATCTTGTTCAGGATTTTCTATATCTGCTTCAATAAAGTCACCAAGTCTAGAATCTTCTTCTTTACCAATAGGAGTCTCAAGAGAAATGGGGAGCTGAGCGCTTTTGGCGATGAATCTGAGTTTCTCAATCGTCATTTCCATGCTTTCGGCGATTTCTTCCTCTGTTGGTTTCCTTCCAAATTCTTGACTTAACACTTTAGTGGTTTTCTTGATCCGTGAAATTGTTTCGTACAAATGTACAGGCAAACGAATTGTTCTGCTTTGATCTGCAATTGCTCTAGTAATAGCCTGCCTGATCCACCAGGTAGCATAAGTTGAGAATTTATAGCCTTTCTCATGATCAAATTTTTCAGCTGCACGAATGAGACCAAGACTTCCTTCTTGAATAAGATCTTGAAAAGACAAACCTCTATTCATATATTTCTTGGCTATTGAAACTACTAATCTTAGATTCGATTGCACCATTTTTTCTTTCGCTCGTCTACCAAGCATCAATCGCCTGCGAAAGCGAGTTAATGGCATCTCTGCAAGAACTGCCCATTCTTTCACTGATGGGAAATGGCCATTCTCACTTTCAAATTGGGCAGCTTCCTCCTCTAATTGAAGAAGATCAGCTATCTTTCTGGCCAATTCAATTTCTTCGTCTGGCCTGAGAAGTCTTATTCGACCAATTTCTTGTAGATACACTCTGATCGAGTCTTCTGTGTAAACACCTTTTGGTCCTATTTTTATACTTGCTAAAGCTTTAGCTGCTGCTTCTTGAGCACTCGATAACACTGAAGCATTATCGTCATCATCATCTAATTCGATATCTGCATCAGTTACTTTAGTTGCTTCAGCAATTAATCTATCCGCCTCCAGATCTAAATCAATTTTCAGATCATTTGAAGATTCTTGAGGAAGAGTTAGGGTTTCTTTAGTCACGTTTACTTTGGCGGCTGTTTTTTTAATTTTTTTGGAATTGTTTTTATTTTCTTGATTAAGAGAAATATTTTTAGATGTCATTTTTTCCTTTAACATGATTTTCTCGATGGTTTTGTGGTCTTTTGCAGAGCTCAGGTTATTACCCGAAAAAAAAATGGTCGGAATCTCCTAGAGATGATATTTCAGGAAAAACTATTTAATTTGTAAAATTCAACAAAAACACTCTAATTTGAGAATGTCCTTAATCGTGATAAATCTTGCGAAAAATCACATGACATCAATACGGACTTGAAATTATGATGAATGTTTTGTTGAGTAATGGAGATTTGTAAGCAAGGATGTCAGGGGATTTCTCAGACCGGCTTATTTCAGAATCGGATTTTTCCTGTTCTTGATAAAGCTTCTAGTCTTCCCTCTGGGTGGAATTTTGCAATTTCCACAACAGCTTTAAAGCTGTTCACAATCCAATGGTAGAAAAAATTTCTTAAGTCGGCAAGTATTAAAAATGATATGAATCTCTTTGTCTTTGATATTTGGTTACATGTTGGTCGTGAAGGACGATGTTTTTCTTATAAAGATGGAAAAAATTTAGATATTGATTTAGGCGATGTGGTGACAGTGCGTTTAAAAGGTCAACTTATGCAGGGCTTGGTCGTTAAGAAGATGAAAAAAGACATTACTTGTTTAAAGGGAAATTTAAATAATATTTCATTTAATGATGTAGAAACATTGGTTCAAAAAGCAGCTATAAAAAAAGAATGGAGAGAGTGGTTAGAAGAAATCGCCCATGAATTATATGTAAGTGATTTTCAGATGCTTAAGACCGCTTTACCTTCTAGTTGGTTGGGAAGGTCGAAGCTTTCGAATAGGTCAAAAAAACTTTGGTGGGTAAAATTATCCAGTAATAATCATGAGGAAAAGATATCAAATCGACAGATTGAGTTGAAGAAAAATCTTCTCTTAAATGGAGGGGGAAAATGGCAAAAAGATTTGGAAGCTGAAGGATTTTCTTCGGGATTGATTAGAAACTTTGTCTTATCTGGTTGGGGAGAAAGAGAAAAACGTTTTTTTCTTTCTAAAACTCTTGGTGATGAAGAACCTAATAAGAAAAAATTTTTAAAAATTGAGGATCCTCAATCTTTAACGTTAGAGCAAAAATTAGCAAAAGAAAAATATGATTCTCTTTCAAACGGGTCAGCTCTCTTACTTTGGGGTGTTACTGGATCGGGTAAGACTGAGGTATACCTTCAAATAGCAGCACTCGAGTTATCGTCAGGTAGACATTGCCTTATACTTACTCCCGAAATTGGATTGGTACCACAATTAGTTGATCGCTTTCGAAAGAGATTTGGATTAAATGTTTTTGAATATCATAGTAATTGTTCTAATAAAGAAAAAATTGAGACATGGAAGAGATCTTTAGAAACTACAATACCTAGCGTTTTCATTGGGACTCGCTCAGCTATTTTTCTACCATTATCCAACTTAGGATTGATAGTTCTTGATGAAGAACATGATAGCTCTTATAAACAAGAATCCCCAATGCCTTGCTATCATGCAAGAGATTTGGCAATTCATAGAGCAAAAAAAATCGGAGCTAAAGTAATACTTGGAACAGCAACTCCATCTTTAACTATTTGGAAAAATATAAAACCCAATGGCAACATAGCTGTTGCGAAATTAAATCAACGCATTTTGAATCGTAAATCACCAACGGTTAATGTTGTAGACATGCGTGAAGAATTAGCTATTGGAAATCGCAGCTTAATTAGTAGATATCTAAAAAAACAACTTTTGAATATAAAAGAGAGCGGAAATCAAACGATCATTTTAGTCCCTAGACGTGGGTATAGTAGTTTTCTAAGTTGCCGTAGTTGTGGAGAGGTCGTTCAGTGCCCACATTGTGACGTTGCACTTACTGTACATCGTTCCAAAGAGGGGAATCAATGGCTACGTTGTCATTGGTGTGACTTTCGTTCGAGAATTAGTGATAAATGTGGAGAATGTGGTTCAAATGCTTTTAAACCTTTCGGGACTGGAACACAAAGAGTTATGGATCATTTAGAAAGAGAACTTGAGGGTATAAGTTTATTAAGGTTTGATAGAGATACAACTAGAGGTCGTGATGGCCATAGATTGTTGCTTAAAAGATTTGCTGATGGTGATGCCGATATTTTAGTAGGTACTCAGATGCTCTCTAAGGGTATGGACTTACCAAAAGTAACTCTTGCTGTCGTCCTAGCAGCAGATGGTTTATTGCATCGTCCTGATTTAATGGCTACTGAAGAAACTCTTCAACTTTTTATGCAATTGGCTGGTCGTGCTGGACGTGGTGAGCAACCTGGGAAGGTTGTAGTGCAAACTTATTGTCCTGATCATCCTGTTATTCTTCATTTAATTGACGGGAGGTACGAAGAGTTTTTGAAAAAAGAGGAAAAGACCAGAAAAGAAGCTTCGATGGTTCCGTATAGTCGAGCATGCTTATTAAGGTTCTCAGGAGAATCTTCAGAGAGTACATCAAAAGCAGCATTTCATGTCTCATCAAAAATCAGGAATATTTGCAGTGCAAAAGATTGGAAATTGGTTGGTCCAGCACCTTCATTAGTTGAGAGGGTGGCAGGTAAAAGCCGTTGGCAACTTCTTGTATATGGACCCGAGTTAAGCCAAATTCCAATTCCTTATGGACCTGAATTATGGAAAGAATTACCAAAAGGAGTAAGCCTTTCTATTGATCCTGACCCTCTACAACTATGAGTAGCTTTACCCTCATTAAGGTGGTAACTCAGGGAAACCGAATCCCATTTGGAGGCGAAATCTTTGAAGGGATAAGCTCAGCAAAGTTAAAGCTATTATCAAGATAATCCCAACTGAAATTTGGTTCCATTTCCAATTCGAAATTTCCAGTTGGTTAATCTGTCCTATTTTAAGAGGGAAATAAGTTAAACCTTTTTTAAAACTAGGTTCGAGAGGTTTAGCTTTGAAATTATTTTTATTGCCAACTTCATGAATGACTATGTTGATTTTTAATCCAGGAATTTTTGGAATTCCTTTCAAATCAAAATAAATTTTAAAATTTTGACTTGTACCAATTATCCAGTTTTTGTTGTTTGTAATTATTTCAGGTTTATTTATAGTGAAACCACTTGTCTTTGAAGCTACTGAAGCTATTTGCTGAAGTAATTTATTTGCTTCTTCAAAACGAATAGTTGGTGATTCAAAATGCTGCTTATCCTCATAAGTTTGGGGTCTTAAGATGCTATTCTCTTTACTAAGGTTATCTTCAAATTCCCTTTGCCATGGTATTGATTCACCAGAATTACTCTCTATATCAAGTGAAATCTTTAGTCGATCTGGACCTGTAAGACTCAAGTTTGTTGATATATCAACGCAACCACTCAAGAGGAAGGTTAATAAGAAAATAATTAATAAAGTTATTATTGAAAATCCAAAGTCTAGATTTTTTGTTGGACCTGTTGGAGGATGATTAATTCTCTCCTCCTCCTTCTTCTTCGTTTTTCTAAATGATGATTTTAGAGATGGCTCCATTTCTATCTTTGGGATCTCAACAGACCAGCTTGACGGTCTTGGTAAATGTGGGGAATCAAGTATTGATAAGAGCTGTTTGGCTTGTTGACGGACGCTCTCTTTTTTATTATGTATTAATGCTTGACAAATATTGATCGCTTGTTGCTCATCACCTTTCCCTATGTAGGCAGTAACTATAAGTAGTCTAAGTTGTCCTCCTGTTTCTGTCTCTGATTGGAAAGCTGTAAGTAAAGGATCAACTATTTTTATGCAAAAATTGTAATCACCTTTATTAAGGGCCGCTTCAGCCGCTTTTATAGCTGAAGCTACATTTGACATTTAACCTCTACCAATAACCATTGTTCCAATCCCTGCATCAGTGAAAACTTCTAATAGAAGGGCGTGAGGAGTCCTTCCATCAATGATGTGGGCAGCCTTTACACCCTGAGCAAGCGAACGAATACAACATTCAACTTTTGGTCTCATACCTGCTTTAACTATACCTTTATCAATTAATTCTCTGGCTTCCGATAAACCAATCTTTTCTATTAAGGAAGAAGGATCACCCTCATTTCTTAAAATACCAGGAGTATCTGTCAAAAGAATTAATTTTTCGGCACTTAGTGCTGCCGCCAGTTCCCCAGCAACAGTATCAGCATTGATATTGTGTGATCTGCCATCAGAGGAGTTGGCTACACTGGAAATGACTGGGATGTAACCGTCCTCGAGAAGAGGGCTTAATATCTTTGTATTTACTTTTGCAACTTCTCCCACAAGACCATGACTTCCATCTCCAAGCGTTCTTGCCTCAATCAGTCCGCCATCTATTCCACATAGTCCAACAGCTAAGCTTCCATGATTGTTGATTCCACTTACTATCTGTTTATTTACTCTTCCAGTAAGGACCATCTCTACGACATCCATGGTATTGGTATCGGTAATACGTAAACCATCTAGGAAAACTGGTTTTATTCCTAATTTTTCCAACCATTGGTTTATTTCCGGCCCCCCACCATGAACGACTACTATTTGTACGCCAACAGAGGAAAGAAGAGCTAGATCTCTTAATACTGCATTCTGAAGTGTTTTGTCGACCATGGCTGAGCCACCATATTTGATTACGATCCTTTTATTTGCAAAACGCTGAATGTAAGGAAGTGCCTCACTTAAGACAGAAACTCTTATTGAATCTTTGTTCGTAAAGGGTTGATTAGAATTCTTACTGGAGTCAGCTTGTTGGTCTTCTTTATTCATTTTCTTTTGAATTTTCTTCTTGTTTTTGCGGAAGTAGGATTAAATCTAATTCACCAGATGTGGGACAAAATAATTCAGCACATAAACCTTTAGCAAAGAATCTTCCTAAACGTTCTTTTTGTGCATTCCATCTTTCTAAAGATACAGCAGCCATTTCAAATCTCATTCGTATTCCATAATTACCACTTTTAACCAATTCTTCTACTTCTATAAGTTGGGGAGGACTATCTATGTCCCATAGCTTTAATACTCTTAGAGATGATTCAAGCTGGCAAGATTGACCATAGCGCCATCTCGTTACATCTTTAACTAGATTGCCTAGTTCTTCAGGAGCTTTAGCTCTCTCTGAGGCAAACTTATTTGCAGGCACTACTCTTAGGGCAGGCGGAACTTCAGTGGTTTTTAGTGATATACCTATCAGGAAAATAGGTACTCCATAGAAGAAAGTTGGAACACTGAGGTTTGTTGCATCAGTGAAATAAGCTGTTAGTCCTATCAGAGAAAGGGATGCTCCTCCGATGGTGATCAGGCTTGCAGGGGATAGAAGTTTATTCATGAATGTAATTTTGGCTAAAATCTTGGGTAGATGGGTTTTTAGGAGACAGTCTCATGGCCTCGCACCAAAAACAATTTTCTGAGTTAAGTGAACTTGTTGAAAAATTAAACAAGGATAGATCTTGGATTCTTGAACAATTAGATAGAGGTTGCTGGCCTGAATTTAGACCTGACTTGGCTGCATTGGAGAGAGAATTAGGTCAACTTTTAACTAGGGCTACAGAATACATTGAAGAAAATCATTGATTTTTTAGAATGGAATGTCATCTGTATCAGGTACTAATGGAGAGCTGTCCCATTTGACACTTTCGTTATTTAATGAGTTTGCGGAATCGCTTTTTAGATTTGATTGAGTTTTAGAAGGTATTGATGAAACAGCTGTGTTAGAAGATAAGGGGTGAATTCTCGAAAGAGTAAATTCAGCTTTCTTTTCTTTAGTGCCATCCTGACGAGGAACAGTATTCATTCTCAACCGACCTTCTATTACTAATTTAGAGTTGACTTGAACTGTGTTTTGAAGCTCTTCTGCTAATTTTCCCCAACCAACCACCTTGATTGCGCAGGGAGGGTCATCAGCACGGAGACTGTCAAATTCAACTTCTATTTCAGCTAGTGGAGTTTTGTTGTCTTGGGTAAAACGAACTGTTGGGGCTTTCTTTACCAAAACCTCAAGCATGCAATGGTTCATTTTTTTCTTTAGTTATTGTGGTTTATCTTGATTGATATAATGGAAAAATGCCAGCCACATCTTTGGTTGTTAACAGGAACAGGCGAAGGGCATGTTTTTGCTAGGTCTCTATTGAAGGAAGGCTGGAAAATTACTGTTAGTGTTGTTTCGGATAGAGCCTCAATTCCATATGAAAAATTAAATTTAGAGAAAATATTAATTGGTGCCTTGATTACTGAGGAAGATATTAG
The sequence above is drawn from the Prochlorococcus marinus str. MIT 1013 genome and encodes:
- the hemC gene encoding hydroxymethylbilane synthase is translated as MTLDQLRIASRRSQLAMVQTNWVRDELQKAHPDLAITIEAMATQGDKILDVALAKIGDKGLFTKELEAQMLVGHAEIAVHSLKDLPTNLPEGLILGCITEREDPSDALVVNEKNQIHKLETLPEGSVVGTSSLRRLAQLRYHYPHLVFKDVRGNVITRLEKLDSGEYDCLILAAAGLQRLGFANRIHQLIPTDISLHAVGQGALGIECVSGQQEVLDILKTLEHESTSKRCLAERSFLRELEGGCQVPIGVRTEINNDELILEGMVASLDGKRLIRDTKKGSVSSAEEIGIDLANELKGRGAGEILEEIFKSARA
- the rpoD gene encoding RNA polymerase sigma factor RpoD; amino-acid sequence: MLKEKMTSKNISLNQENKNNSKKIKKTAAKVNVTKETLTLPQESSNDLKIDLDLEADRLIAEATKVTDADIELDDDDDNASVLSSAQEAAAKALASIKIGPKGVYTEDSIRVYLQEIGRIRLLRPDEEIELARKIADLLQLEEEAAQFESENGHFPSVKEWAVLAEMPLTRFRRRLMLGRRAKEKMVQSNLRLVVSIAKKYMNRGLSFQDLIQEGSLGLIRAAEKFDHEKGYKFSTYATWWIRQAITRAIADQSRTIRLPVHLYETISRIKKTTKVLSQEFGRKPTEEEIAESMEMTIEKLRFIAKSAQLPISLETPIGKEEDSRLGDFIEADIENPEQDVAKTLLREDLEGVLATLSPRERDVLRLRYGLDDGRMKTLEEIGQIFDVTRERIRQIEAKALRKLRHPNRNGVLKEYIKLN
- the priA gene encoding replication restart helicase PriA yields the protein MNLFVFDIWLHVGREGRCFSYKDGKNLDIDLGDVVTVRLKGQLMQGLVVKKMKKDITCLKGNLNNISFNDVETLVQKAAIKKEWREWLEEIAHELYVSDFQMLKTALPSSWLGRSKLSNRSKKLWWVKLSSNNHEEKISNRQIELKKNLLLNGGGKWQKDLEAEGFSSGLIRNFVLSGWGEREKRFFLSKTLGDEEPNKKKFLKIEDPQSLTLEQKLAKEKYDSLSNGSALLLWGVTGSGKTEVYLQIAALELSSGRHCLILTPEIGLVPQLVDRFRKRFGLNVFEYHSNCSNKEKIETWKRSLETTIPSVFIGTRSAIFLPLSNLGLIVLDEEHDSSYKQESPMPCYHARDLAIHRAKKIGAKVILGTATPSLTIWKNIKPNGNIAVAKLNQRILNRKSPTVNVVDMREELAIGNRSLISRYLKKQLLNIKESGNQTIILVPRRGYSSFLSCRSCGEVVQCPHCDVALTVHRSKEGNQWLRCHWCDFRSRISDKCGECGSNAFKPFGTGTQRVMDHLERELEGISLLRFDRDTTRGRDGHRLLLKRFADGDADILVGTQMLSKGMDLPKVTLAVVLAADGLLHRPDLMATEETLQLFMQLAGRAGRGEQPGKVVVQTYCPDHPVILHLIDGRYEEFLKKEEKTRKEASMVPYSRACLLRFSGESSESTSKAAFHVSSKIRNICSAKDWKLVGPAPSLVERVAGKSRWQLLVYGPELSQIPIPYGPELWKELPKGVSLSIDPDPLQL
- a CDS encoding DUF3153 domain-containing protein, which produces MSNVASAIKAAEAALNKGDYNFCIKIVDPLLTAFQSETETGGQLRLLIVTAYIGKGDEQQAINICQALIHNKKESVRQQAKQLLSILDSPHLPRPSSWSVEIPKIEMEPSLKSSFRKTKKKEEERINHPPTGPTKNLDFGFSIITLLIIFLLTFLLSGCVDISTNLSLTGPDRLKISLDIESNSGESIPWQREFEDNLSKENSILRPQTYEDKQHFESPTIRFEEANKLLQQIASVASKTSGFTINKPEIITNNKNWIIGTSQNFKIYFDLKGIPKIPGLKINIVIHEVGNKNNFKAKPLEPSFKKGLTYFPLKIGQINQLEISNWKWNQISVGIILIIALTLLSLSLQRFRLQMGFGFPELPP